From Bombina bombina isolate aBomBom1 chromosome 1, aBomBom1.pri, whole genome shotgun sequence:
ATGAGATCAGACCTGAGCACATGTCTGACATTGTGCGCCACAGAAGTAAACGCATGATCTTGGATAACATTGGTGTTGGCCTTGTTGGTACCCAAACACATGTATTTAACATTATTCTGCAGTATTGCCAGGTAAGAAAACAACACTCATTAGAGACTAGTAATATCTGACTACGTGTAGCCCTACATAGctatatatttattaaactgaTCATTTGCTCTTACACTATTCCTAAAAAGCAcataattgtattaaattaatttgttttagcATGCAGTAACTTGTCTGGAGAGTAGTATTATACCATGTCCCAAACATCTCTTATTTCAACCCAGTGACTGGCAAGCTGGAAAATTGTCCTCCCCAATCATGTAGTCATTGTAGCAGAGAGGCATGTATAGGGATTGGGTTAATGGCTACTTGGTCTGGGGTGTGACTAAGTACCCTGGGGTGTGGTCAGACATTTCTGTGTGGGCTTTTGTCAGACATATGGAAAGGGAAAGTAGCCAAAGTGATAAAGAAACAGAATTCTCAAACCTGGACCATCCCCTAAAATTCAGTATTCCTGTAAGCTCTATTATACTTCAGACAATTAGGTAGAATCACAGACTACATATAAACTAATGATAACATCCTGTATATTGGTTTATAGCTGACATTTTTCTCTTCCTCAGGACCTACAGGCATCAGCTTATGGAAATTCTGCTTTATGTTCAGTATATGGTGGGAAGGGATTGAAACTCTCTCCAACCCTGGCTGCATTTGCCAATGGTGTAGCTGTGAGTATCATTAGAAGAATAAGATGACATCAGCGTAAgtcatttgtgttttttttctaatctaatgtttttattttccatttaatgaaggttcACTCCATGGACTTTGATGACACCTGGCACCCTGCCACACACCCTTCAGGTGCCGTGCTGCCAGCTGTACTGGCCTTGTCACAGATGCTTTCAAATGACAGAAAGATCAGTGGAGAAGACCTCCTGATGGCTTTTAATGTGGGCATTGAAATCCAAGGAAGACTGATGTGTTTTTCAAGCGAggcaaaaaatattcctaaaaagtaAGTATTATAGGGTTCActttaaaagtgtgtgtgtttgtgtgtgtgtgagtgtgtgtgtgtttgtgtgtgtgagtgtgtgtgagtgtgtgtgtgtgtgtgtgagtgtgtgagtgtgtgtgtgtgtgtgtgtgtgtgtgtgtgagtgtgtgagtgtgtgtgtgtgtgtgtgtgtgtgagtgtgtgagtgtgtgtgtgtgtgtgtttgtgtgtgtgtgtgtgtgtgtgtgtttgtgtgtgtgtgtgtgtgtgagagagagagagtgtgtgtgagtttgtgtgtgtgagagagtgtaagtgtgtgtgtgtgagagagagagagagtgtgtgtgtgagtatgtgtgtgtgagagagtgtgagtgtgtgtgagtatatgtatgtgtgtgagtgattgtgtgtgtgagagtgtgagtgtgtgagtgtgagagaattgttacatttaaaatacactaCTATTTTTTCATCGTTCagctaaagagacagtaaagttacaattaaaaatgtcaatttacttctatcatcaaatttgctttgtgtttttggtatcatttgttaaagagtataCTTAGGTTGGCTCAGCAGCAGTGCACTGTTGGCAGCTAGCTGGTGTTTGATGTCTTTACATTTATGTCTCTTGAATTACCAGACGAGTTtagctagctatcagtagtgcattgcttctcctgaccctagtattcaacaaaggataacaagagaataaagcaaatgtacaTTCTCTACCAGAaacattaatgtttaattttgaatttactgtccctttaaagggttacaaCTATAATATGCCAACTAATTTAGCACTGAAATAGGTCTAAAAAGTTtaaattagtgaaataaataatTCTAGCTGAGCTTTTTTTTACTAACATTTAAAGATTTACCTTATACTAACTCAATATATTAGCACAGAAGTTGACAATCTCAGGAGCCGGGGCGGTATGGTCTATAAAATTCTATTCTTGGGAAATATATTAATGTATTAGTTAATTgatcaaaataatatataataatataatatatataaatatatataggtagatatagatatatgaagGAGAAATGATATCTGTTTGATCtgaacttatatttatatatatatctttataaaaaaaataatgaatttataAAAGTGAAATTATGTTTGAAATTTAAATAgacaaatgttattattattaatgctgCATAAACTTTTTGAAATATGTTTTATTAGCTTTAATgcaattgaattttattttatttgctagaTTTCACCCACCATCGGTTGTTGGCACAATGGGAAGTGCTGCAGCTTCAGCCAAGCTCCTCTCATTAAACAAAGAACAATGTACCCACGCATTAGCTATTGCAGCCTCTCTGGCCGGTGCCCCAATGGCAAATGCTGCTACTTTAGCTAAACCGCTGCATATCGGTAATGCTACTAGGTTAGGTCTTGAAGCTGCACTTCTGGCTGCAAAAGGAATGGAGGCCAATTCTCTTATATTGGATGATACTCCTGGATGTTCAGGGTTTAGTGCTTTCTATGGAGATTATCAGCCAAAGTCATTATCCCCAGCAGGCAAGGACTATGAGTTTCACCTTGAGAAGCAGGACATCGCTTTTAAGTCCTTTCCAGCTCACCTTGGGATGCACTGGATAGCAGATGCCTCAGTATCAGtgagaaacagacttataagccacTCCGGCTCATTCAGTCCATCAGAAATTCAATCCATCATTCTTAGAATCCCTGTTTCCAAATACATTAATAGGCCCTTCCCGGAATCAGAGCATGAGGCGCGCCACTCCTTCCAGTTCAATGCTTGCACTGCGCTCTTAGATGGTCAAGTCAGCATTGACTCTTTTAATGAAGACAAAATGTTTCGGCACGAACTCCAGAATCTCCTGAGTAAGGTGGTAGTGGAGCATCCAGAAGATAATGTTGCTAACTTTGATAAAATGTATGGAGAGGTCGCTATTCTTCTAGAAAATGGAGATGTAGTCACAGGAAGATGTGATACATTTTATGGTCACTGGAGGAAACCACTGAGCAGAGAATCTCTCCTAAAAAAGTTCCGCACTAACGCAAAATA
This genomic window contains:
- the LOC128639186 gene encoding cis-aconitate decarboxylase-like translates to MLSLAVQKTKRLCHLSRQIHQTVLKVAEHPQLEDSVTNSFASFINEIRPEHMSDIVRHRSKRMILDNIGVGLVGTQTHVFNIILQYCQDLQASAYGNSALCSVYGGKGLKLSPTLAAFANGVAVHSMDFDDTWHPATHPSGAVLPAVLALSQMLSNDRKISGEDLLMAFNVGIEIQGRLMCFSSEAKNIPKKFHPPSVVGTMGSAAASAKLLSLNKEQCTHALAIAASLAGAPMANAATLAKPLHIGNATRLGLEAALLAAKGMEANSLILDDTPGCSGFSAFYGDYQPKSLSPAGKDYEFHLEKQDIAFKSFPAHLGMHWIADASVSVRNRLISHSGSFSPSEIQSIILRIPVSKYINRPFPESEHEARHSFQFNACTALLDGQVSIDSFNEDKMFRHELQNLLSKVVVEHPEDNVANFDKMYGEVAILLENGDVVTGRCDTFYGHWRKPLSRESLLKKFRTNAKYALKEDQTDAVIQIVENIENITDSSQLPKLLQ